The following proteins are encoded in a genomic region of Triticum dicoccoides isolate Atlit2015 ecotype Zavitan chromosome 1B, WEW_v2.0, whole genome shotgun sequence:
- the LOC119349802 gene encoding metacaspase-1-like, translating into MSFMASSRLQARTTWCSRCGASISAPPGARSVRCALCHTTTRVERRPQQNGGLHQAVGFIKGLLFGSPSSQPQPPPPASSGSMRAGDPYRLPASYPSARGKKRALLVGISYSFTKYELKGTVNDVNCMAYLLRQRFGFPDDSILALTQEEKDPCRWPTKDNIRLAMRWLVEGCTSGDSLVFHFSGHGVQKLDNNGDEVDGYDEALCPQDFEDRGVILDDEINETIVRPLGAGVKLHAIIDTCHSGTILDLPYLCRISRTGYWQWENHNRQPDAQKGTSGGLAISFSGCGDSQTSAESDRKAFLGSTSTGAMTYSFIKAVESEPGTTYGRLLSAMRATIRDNGGDSGIPGPIGSFFRRVITFSSAQEPQLCASEAFDIYRKPFIL; encoded by the exons ATGTCATTCATGGCGAGCTCAAGGCTGCAGGCGCGGACAACATGGTGCAGCCGCTGCGGCGCGTCCATCTCCGCGCCGCCGGGCGCGCGCTCCGTCCGGTGCGCGCTCTGCCACACCACGACGCGCGTGGAGCGCCGGCCGCAGCAGAACGGCGGCCTGCACCAGGCCGTGGGCTTCATCAAGGGCCTGCTCTTCGGGTCTCCATCGTCGCagccacagccgccgccgcccgcgtcgtCCGGGTCGATGCGTGCTGGCGATCCGTACCGCCTGCCGGCCAGCTACCCGAGCGCCCGCGGCAAGAAGCGGGCGCTCCTCGTCGGCATCAGCTACAGCTTCACCAAGTACGAGCTCAAAGGCACCGTCAACGACGTCAACTGCATGGCCTACTTGCTCCGCCAGAGGTTCGGCTTCCCCGACGACTCCATCCTCGCCCTCACGC AGGAGGAGAAGGACCCGTGCCGTTGGCCGACCAAGGACAACATCCGGCTGGCgatgcggtggctggtggagggcTGCACCTCCGGCGACTCCCTGGTGTTCCACTTCTCTGGCCACGGCGTCCAGAAGCTGGACAACAACGGCGACGAGGTGGACGGCTACGACGAGGCGCTCTGCCCTCAGGACTTCGAGGACCGCGGCGTGATCCTTGATGACGAGATCAACGAGACCATCGTCCGCCCCCTCGGCGCAGGCGTCAAGCTCCACGCCATCATCGATACCTGTCACAGCGGCACCATCCTCGATCTCCCCTACCTCTGTCGCATATCCAG AACTGGGTACTGGCAATGGGAGAACCACAACCGTCAACCGGATGCGCAGAAGGGCACCAGCGGCGGCCTGGCGATCTCCTTCAGCGGTTGCGGGGACAGCCAAACCTCGGCAGAGTCAGACAGGAAGGCGTTCTTGGGCTCCACCTCCACCGGCGCCATGACGTACAGCTTCATCAAGGCGGTGGAGTCTGAGCCGGGCACCACCTACGGTCGCCTGCTCAGCGCCATGCGGGCCACCATCCGCGACAACGGCGGTGACTCCGGCATCCCTGGGCCCATCGGCTCCTTTTTCCGCCGGGTCATCACCTTCAGCAGCGCACAG GAGCCTCAGCTGTGCGCGTCCGAAGCATTCGACATCTACAGGAAGCCGTTTATCTTGTAA